A window of Macrotis lagotis isolate mMagLag1 chromosome 1, bilby.v1.9.chrom.fasta, whole genome shotgun sequence genomic DNA:
CAGAAGGCTAATAACAAATATAGAGAAGTAGAAAATGTTACATATCCAACAAGAATCAAAGGAGTTGCATTTGTGACATACAAGGAAATAAAAGGTATTTCAAAATTTactttttcctatttaaaaaaatttttacaacaaAATGAGAAATCCATTGAAATGCTCAAGTGAATTTGAGGAAATCATTGCTAACTTTCCTCTTTcgtataattattaaattaagtcAAATATAATATCAAAGGATTGTGATTCAACCTGGGAGATGAAGAACAAAAAATGGTTAACCAGGAAATGAAAACCCAAAGTCAATGAGGAGATAGTAAGTGAGTACCTAGATACTTCTGATAAATATATACCAATAGGCCCATAGGAGCTGCATGATAGGGTTCAGATATAATGCACTGCCAGTGATCTTTAAAAATTCTTAGGAGTCCTACAGGTTTTTTATATGGTAAGTTCAACATAACTTGGAAACTGAGATGTAGTAGCTAAAGAAATACTGGAATCAGCTACCTTAATTTATTAAAGCACAATGTTCAGAATGAAGTTAAATAGACCTAATTAATTCTGTCCTGACCAGACCCAGCATGGCAGATATGGATGCCTCAAataaagaatttgaacccagtctaAATCTAGTACtatttccactgtaccacacttCCTTCCATACACAGTTAAGCTATTGTtatatcttgtcatttctactttcacaacatTTCCAAATCCATAAAGCCACGATAAGTTATTGTTCAATTCCTCCTAGACATTTAGAACAACCTTCTAATTAATCTTTCAACCCCCAAAACCCCAAATCTCACTCTCCCTTAGTCCAATTAACTAAAAGGATTTTCCTAAAGAGCAGACCCAACCATGTCACTCTTCTATTCACTAAACTTCACTGTcctataagctccctgagggcaggaactgtcttttgcttcttttttatccccagtgcttagcacagtgtctgggacctggtaggtacttaatgttctttgattgattgaatgtatttttatcatctgtaccagatctaaactcCTGTCTTTCCAAATTTATGACACATTCTCCACACACTCTTTGGTATAGTCAAATTGAGTTTCTTTTTCAactcaatgtcttttttttttgttggttgtCTCCCTTGCTTGGAATTTACTTCCTCCTTGACTTCATATCTTAGaaattctattttccttcaaGATACAGCTCAAGTGACCTCTTCTACAtgagacctttaaaaaaaaatactacaatgAGTAGTTCCCTTTGTCTCAAACAccttatatctatttttttaacatgcatatgtatgcacatattgTCACCAATGGCAAAATATAAGCTTATGATCAGAGGCTATTatgtttttgtcattgtatctcACCTGCAGAACACAAAATCTGCTACATGGcaagtgcttaacaaatataCATTAATTGATTATTGATGATCTTTCCAATTCTgaattcctttgattttctgaAATAGCTTTTCATTTGAGGTAGAAAGATACTTGCATATTAACATAAGTATATTCTTTAAAACAAGACTTTTCCTATAGAGCATGCTTTTGGAAATGAGACTACAAGTTCTACAACATTGCTAAAAGCAAGGAATATTAGTTTAGATGTTTACTTTTGAGGGAAAAGTTGAAAACTGGCAAAAACAGGTGAGAGaatcttatctatttttttttctaaattagatgTTGAGACtatccttaaaaagaagaaacacTATCTAACAGAGAAGGGATTACTTCCCACTTGCCTTGCTGTATCTCATTTTAGTGAAAATGTGAGTATATAACTTGTACTAAGCATGTTCTTGAAATCCTATcccctccatgaagcctttcatGGTGTAGGCAAGTCTACAACAAAACTCATTTGTCTTTCCCCtcaaattctcctttctttcttacttccctAGTCCTGCCCAAACCACCAAACCACCACCATCTTTCTAGATGTCCAGGCTTACAACCTTTGCATCATCCTTGTCTCCTCTCTTATGCTCACTCCATATATCTAAAATCTTGCTAAGTCTTATCATTTCTATCATCACAGTCTCTCATATAATCCCTCTTCTCTACACTGATATAGCCAATCACCCTGGTGCAGTTGTTCATCACCTCTTGTCTCTATTACTGCATTAATCTTACTGTTCTCCTTGCCTCCAGTTTCTCACTCCAATCTACTCTCTACTCAGCTAAAGTGCATGTTGGACCATATTATTTTCCCACCCTCCAAAACTCAATGAATTCCAATGGTTCTCTCTTGTTTTTAGGATCAAGTATAAAATACTTTGTTTGGTACTTAAAACTCTTTACAATTTTGACCTTTCCtatcttttccatatttttctttactcCCTTTATTGTACTCTATAATTTGTTGACCCTGGTCTTGTTCCTCACTCACAATATTCCATTTTCTAACTTTctgctttttcattttctgattccATTTCTGGAATGGTTTTACCCTCTACTTGCACATCTtgacttccctgactttcttcaagactcaacttAAATCCTATCTTTTACAGGAGAACTTTCCAGGTCCCTGCCTACCTTCTTCTTCTATTCTGGTCATACCTTCCTTCTCATACTGCTTTTATCTTGTGTGTACATAGTTTGCATGCACAAACTTGTATggtgtctcctccattagaatatgagctcacTGAGAGTAAAGATCAtggtttgtctttctttgcattcctagcACTAAACACAGTGTCTTATTTAATCAGTACTTGTTGATTGTCTTGATGACAATTCTCAAAGCCCAAATTCATGTAAGGACTAAACTTTATATATAGAGTACATATTTTCAGCCTTTAAAGATTTGGTTTATACTTTTGAGATATCATCAtatgtttttcatttatattgattaattaaatatgtaaatatttcaaTGTGTGGGGGGAAGAAGGTCATTTCTGGCATAAGGTGCTATTTTGGGAAAGGTTTAGAAGATTTGGATAAATACAAGGTGGGGATTTTGAGCAAGAATTTCTAAAACAAGAAGAGTTAAACAAGAGCATAGGAGGAATTAAGGAATACAGCATCTTCAAAGacaacttgattttaaaaatgggTTCAGAATTTTGTCCTTGGTAAACAATGTGATCGGAGATTAGAAACAGGAAGTGTGACAAGAATGTCATTTCATTACTTCAAATGAAAACTAATTTTGGCCTGGATTATGCCAAGTCAATAGacataagaaaaaggaaaagttgcATTTTGAATATAGCTCTTTTGAATAATTCtgtttcaatttctttccttttaaattttaggTCATTCGTTATATTTCTGTTCATCTTGATTTATCCATTTTTGGAAAGGAAGCTGTTCTAGAAAATCTGGTGACAGAACTTAAGGAGAAAATCCCATCCTTGAAATTTGACCTTGGGAAAACTAATCGAGAGGTTATTGTTCAAGGGTCATTTTTAGCAATCAAGAAGCTAAAGGACATTTTGTTATTAAGGGCCAGTTCTCTTCATGGAAACAACACAAAAGGTGTCAgtctggaaaaaagaaagaaggagaaaaccTATCCAGAATGTAGTACATCTGTGTCATCAGTTCAGTCTGCAATGCCAAATACTACCAGAAATGAACAAATAGTTGTCCTTGATACAgatgtatttaaatatatgaagtataaccaaatatatgaaaatattttagaagacaTTGTGAGTAAAGAGATAGTTAATGATGAAGTCACCACAATATATTTACAAGATTCTCAGAAGAATTCTCACTCTGATCACTTGAAACAAGTAAAGAAATTAATTGAGGAGTTTTCATGCTGTCTTTCCTTTGAGCTACGAAAGGAAACATTATCTTTTGATGGAAAGGACATGGAAGAGGGGAAGCAGATTTTGTTGGCATGCCAAATATTGAAGCCACGGTAT
This region includes:
- the RBM43 gene encoding RNA-binding protein 43 isoform X2 codes for the protein MASIQNVKEPEAYERTIVVSNVPVGNFNDEVMADILRGYFQKANNKYREVENVTYPTRIKGVAFVTYKEIKDVETILKKKKHYLTEKGLLPTCLAVSHFSENVIRYISVHLDLSIFGKEAVLENLVTELKEKIPSLKFDLGKTNREVIVQGSFLAIKKLKDILLLRASSLHGNNTKGVSLEKRKKEKTYPECSTSVSSVQSAMPNTTRNEQIVVLDTDVFKYMKYNQIYENILEDIVSKEIVNDEVTTIYLQDSQKNSHSDHLKQVKKLIEEFSCCLSFELRKETLSFDGKDMEEGKQILLACQILKPRYPQLLVEYYSKHINIIGNSNDTYQFKKLVMKSVGEKLTSDSTMTLAKMS